From the genome of Fusobacterium varium, one region includes:
- the yicO_2 gene encoding Putative permease yicO: MKIAVGGGIGMFITLIGLKNLGLVVASPATLVALGPITVPVIIGIVGLIVAMVLEIEQVKGGILIGIIVSTILAFITGNVDIPSRIVSLPPSIAPIAMKLDILSALKLSLIGPIFSFMFVDLFDTLGTLISCSKQMGMVDEKGHIKGLGRMLYTDVSATIFGSMLGTSTVTTFVESAAGVAVGARTGLASVVTALMFIGALFFSPIVGVVPAYATAPALIIVGGYMFKNVKDLDFTDMKSLFSAFIIIVMMPLTYSISIGLSLGFLTYILLHLVTGDFKKLNVTLLFIGALCLVNLMI; this comes from the coding sequence TTGAAAATAGCAGTGGGTGGAGGAATCGGAATGTTTATTACTTTAATAGGACTTAAAAATCTTGGATTGGTAGTAGCAAGTCCAGCAACACTAGTAGCTTTAGGACCAATAACAGTTCCTGTAATAATAGGAATAGTTGGACTTATTGTAGCAATGGTACTGGAAATAGAACAGGTAAAAGGTGGAATTCTTATTGGAATAATAGTTTCTACTATTTTAGCTTTTATAACTGGAAATGTAGATATCCCAAGTAGAATAGTGTCTTTACCTCCAAGTATTGCTCCTATAGCTATGAAATTAGATATATTATCAGCTTTAAAACTTTCATTAATAGGACCAATATTTTCATTTATGTTTGTTGATTTATTTGATACATTAGGAACTCTTATTTCTTGTTCTAAACAGATGGGAATGGTAGATGAAAAAGGACATATCAAAGGTCTTGGAAGAATGCTTTATACAGATGTGAGTGCTACAATATTTGGATCTATGTTGGGAACAAGTACAGTAACTACTTTCGTTGAATCAGCAGCAGGAGTGGCTGTTGGAGCAAGAACAGGATTAGCTTCTGTAGTTACAGCTTTAATGTTTATAGGGGCATTATTCTTTTCACCAATAGTAGGAGTAGTACCAGCATATGCAACTGCACCAGCTCTTATTATAGTTGGAGGGTATATGTTTAAAAACGTTAAAGACTTAGATTTCACAGATATGAAATCATTATTTTCAGCATTTATTATTATTGTAATGATGCCTTTAACATATAGTATTAGTATTGGATTAAGCTTAGGATTCCTTACTTATATACTACTTCATTTAGTAACTGGTGACTTCAAGAAATTGAATGTTACTTTATTATTCATAGGAGCCCTTTGCTTAGTTAATCTTATGATATAA
- a CDS encoding Uncharacterized conserved protein has translation MIKLDIVKLVIIFTGIVFFIKLKKPLYISILVGAVISIVLYKIPVITSLQLAFKSCTSRDTISLVLAFYTITYVQRMMEKRGHLLLAERALDNIFNSRRINAMIAPFVIGLLPSAGAVLIAAPIVQNASGDYLTREEQTFVTSYYRHISEAFLPTYSSILLALDLSGVDMTKFVVGMLPMVVVLFVLGYIFYVKKIPKSTGISQSKNKKEDILNLVISLWPIAVTIMIILTMKIPVYMAVIPVIIVSAILNRFSVDELIPMIKTAFETKLIVSTVMIMVFKELLTFTGVIERLPEYFEKLPIHPAVIFSLIFVIGTLVAGSQAIIALALPLAFATIPNGGLALMILLMCMTYIAMQVSPTHICLAIVTEAFDISFIELVKKTFPVLVIFTAITALYSYLLFLFT, from the coding sequence GTGATAAAATTGGATATTGTAAAATTGGTAATTATATTTACAGGGATAGTATTTTTTATAAAATTAAAAAAACCATTATATATTTCTATATTGGTAGGAGCAGTTATAAGTATTGTTCTTTATAAAATTCCTGTAATAACTTCGTTGCAGCTTGCATTTAAATCTTGTACCAGCCGAGATACAATATCCTTGGTACTTGCCTTTTATACAATAACATATGTTCAAAGAATGATGGAGAAAAGAGGACATCTTCTGTTGGCTGAAAGAGCTTTGGATAATATATTCAACAGCAGAAGGATAAATGCAATGATAGCTCCATTTGTAATAGGATTATTACCATCAGCTGGTGCAGTACTGATAGCAGCACCAATAGTTCAAAATGCCAGTGGGGATTATTTAACAAGAGAGGAACAAACATTTGTAACTAGTTATTACAGACATATATCAGAAGCTTTTCTTCCAACATATTCTTCAATACTTTTAGCTCTGGATTTATCTGGAGTGGATATGACAAAATTTGTTGTTGGAATGCTACCAATGGTAGTTGTATTATTTGTACTTGGATATATCTTTTATGTAAAAAAGATACCTAAGTCTACAGGAATTAGTCAATCAAAAAATAAAAAAGAGGATATACTTAATCTTGTCATAAGCTTATGGCCTATAGCTGTAACCATAATGATAATATTAACAATGAAAATTCCAGTATATATGGCAGTTATACCAGTGATAATAGTTTCAGCAATACTGAATAGATTTTCTGTAGATGAGCTTATCCCAATGATAAAAACAGCTTTTGAAACAAAATTGATAGTAAGTACAGTAATGATAATGGTATTTAAAGAACTTCTTACTTTTACAGGGGTGATAGAAAGATTGCCAGAATATTTTGAAAAATTACCAATACATCCAGCAGTAATATTTTCTTTGATATTTGTAATAGGAACTTTAGTAGCAGGGTCACAGGCAATAATAGCTTTAGCTTTGCCACTTGCTTTTGCAACTATACCTAATGGTGGACTTGCATTGATGATACTTCTTATGTGTATGACATATATAGCAATGCAGGTATCTCCCACACATATATGTCTTGCAATAGTGACAGAAGCTTTTGATATATCATTTATTGAGTTGGTAAAAAAGACTTTTCCAGTACTTGTGATATTTACAGCAATAACAGCATTATATAGTTATTTACTTTTCTTATTTACATAA
- the patB_4 gene encoding Cystathionine beta-lyase PatB: MSYDFTTLVSRKNTGSSKWEQMYSWNPEVTEDVVPLSVADMEFKPAPEIVEGLKKYLDTAVLGYTKAYPAFLDSVISWMERRHKYQVEKEWILNTPGVVNAFYAAVNAFTEPGEGVIIFKPVYYPFSMAIEKNKRNIVNCPLIEKDGYYTIDYEKFDEISKDPKNKLLIFCSPHNPVGRVWKKEELEKVAEIAVKNNLIVVSDEIWADLIMPGYEHYMMGRLGGEIEERLITCTAPSKTFNLAGLATSSIIIKNKELREKYSEMLQVMRSASVNILGFKACEIAYNQAEKWLEELLVVLDTNQKAVKEFFEKKFPKIKVKLIEGTYLQWLDFRALGISDEELERFMHMDAQFFTDEGYIFGEEGSGYERINLAAPTWVIERELERLGKALEKIYK, translated from the coding sequence ATGAGTTATGATTTTACAACACTTGTATCTAGGAAAAATACTGGATCATCAAAATGGGAACAGATGTATAGTTGGAATCCAGAAGTAACAGAAGATGTAGTACCTTTATCTGTGGCAGATATGGAATTTAAACCAGCACCTGAGATAGTGGAAGGATTAAAAAAATATTTAGATACAGCTGTATTGGGATATACAAAAGCTTATCCAGCTTTTCTTGATTCAGTAATATCATGGATGGAAAGAAGACATAAATATCAAGTAGAAAAAGAATGGATATTAAATACACCAGGAGTAGTAAATGCTTTTTATGCAGCAGTAAATGCTTTTACAGAACCAGGTGAAGGAGTAATAATATTTAAACCTGTATACTATCCATTTTCTATGGCTATTGAAAAAAATAAAAGAAATATTGTAAATTGTCCTCTAATAGAAAAAGATGGATATTATACAATCGATTATGAGAAATTTGATGAAATTTCAAAAGATCCTAAGAATAAACTTCTTATTTTCTGTAGTCCTCATAATCCAGTAGGAAGAGTATGGAAAAAAGAAGAATTAGAAAAAGTTGCTGAAATAGCAGTAAAAAATAATTTGATTGTAGTATCAGATGAAATATGGGCAGATCTTATTATGCCAGGATATGAGCATTATATGATGGGTAGATTAGGTGGAGAAATAGAAGAAAGACTTATTACATGTACAGCTCCATCAAAAACATTTAACCTTGCAGGACTTGCAACTTCAAGTATTATTATAAAAAATAAGGAATTAAGAGAAAAATATTCAGAAATGCTTCAGGTTATGAGAAGTGCTTCTGTAAATATATTAGGATTTAAAGCATGTGAAATTGCATATAATCAAGCAGAAAAATGGCTTGAAGAATTACTTGTTGTATTGGACACTAATCAAAAGGCAGTAAAAGAATTTTTTGAAAAAAAATTCCCTAAAATTAAAGTTAAATTGATAGAGGGAACATATCTTCAATGGTTAGATTTCAGAGCATTGGGAATAAGTGATGAGGAACTAGAAAGATTTATGCATATGGATGCACAATTTTTTACAGATGAAGGGTATATTTTTGGAGAAGAGGGTAGTGGATATGAAAGAATAAATCTAGCAGCTCCTACATGGGTAATAGAAAGAGAACTTGAAAGACTTGGAAAAGCATTGGAAAAAATTTACAAATAA
- the rluC_2 gene encoding Ribosomal large subunit pseudouridine synthase C: MEYIVDKEFEDVRLDKFLRKKYENIPLTEIFKGIRTGKIKVNGKKSKENYRLQLNDKIKVFFKDGETKEEKLLEIEDREIEKIKKSIVYEDENILIFNKKIIWLCIKEVVMILEYQNY; the protein is encoded by the coding sequence ATGGAGTACATAGTAGATAAGGAGTTTGAAGATGTAAGATTGGATAAATTTCTTAGAAAAAAATATGAAAATATCCCTTTAACTGAAATTTTTAAAGGAATAAGAACTGGTAAAATAAAAGTTAATGGAAAGAAAAGTAAGGAGAATTATAGGCTTCAACTTAATGATAAAATAAAAGTTTTCTTTAAAGATGGGGAAACAAAAGAAGAAAAATTACTGGAAATTGAAGATAGGGAAATTGAAAAAATAAAAAAATCTATTGTCTATGAAGATGAAAATATTCTTATTTTTAATAAAAAAATAATATGGTTATGCATAAAGGAAGTGGTTATGATTTTGGAATATCAGAACTACTAA
- the rluC_1 gene encoding Ribosomal large subunit pseudouridine synthase C — protein MVMHKGSGYDFGISELLKGYLKNPNFNFVNRIDKATSGLIIGAKSLVAARELAEEIRNRNIEKKYYILVEGIIKNREFTIKSYLKKIEDKVIEVEEFEEGAKESISYFKIKKYGKDCTLLEGTLGSGRTHQLRVQLANMGNAIIGDVKYGKGKEKMMYLFSHYLKIKKYGIEIDLPIPEEYIKRLGSN, from the coding sequence ATGGTTATGCATAAAGGAAGTGGTTATGATTTTGGAATATCAGAACTACTAAAAGGATATTTAAAAAATCCTAATTTTAATTTTGTAAATAGAATAGATAAGGCAACTTCTGGATTAATCATAGGTGCTAAATCTTTAGTAGCAGCCAGAGAATTAGCTGAAGAAATAAGAAATAGAAATATAGAAAAGAAATACTATATTCTTGTAGAAGGAATAATAAAAAACAGAGAATTTACTATAAAAAGTTATTTGAAAAAAATAGAAGATAAAGTTATAGAAGTAGAAGAATTTGAAGAGGGAGCAAAGGAAAGTATAAGTTATTTTAAAATTAAAAAATATGGAAAAGACTGTACTTTGCTTGAAGGAACTCTTGGAAGTGGAAGAACTCATCAACTGAGAGTTCAACTAGCTAATATGGGAAATGCAATAATAGGTGATGTTAAATATGGAAAAGGGAAAGAAAAAATGATGTACCTATTTTCTCATTACTTAAAAATAAAAAAATATGGAATAGAAATAGATCTTCCTATTCCAGAAGAATATATTAAAAGACTTGGTAGCAATTAA
- the purP_1 gene encoding Probable adenine permease PurP, with product MSQNNGILEGMFKISERGSTVKQEVIGGVTTFLAMSYIIFVNPSILGDAGMNVGALITVTCLASALATLLSGIWANAPFALAPGMGLNAFFTYTLVLGKGVPWETALGIVFISGFFFLLLSIGGIREKLQMLYLFH from the coding sequence ATGTCACAAAACAATGGTATTTTAGAAGGAATGTTTAAAATATCTGAAAGAGGAAGTACTGTAAAACAGGAGGTTATAGGAGGAGTAACTACATTCCTTGCAATGTCTTACATAATTTTTGTTAATCCATCTATACTTGGAGATGCTGGAATGAATGTAGGTGCATTGATAACAGTAACTTGTTTGGCTTCAGCATTAGCAACTTTATTATCTGGGATTTGGGCGAATGCACCATTTGCATTAGCTCCAGGAATGGGATTAAATGCATTTTTTACTTATACTTTGGTATTAGGTAAAGGAGTGCCTTGGGAAACAGCACTTGGAATCGTATTTATTTCTGGATTCTTTTTTCTTTTACTTTCAATAGGTGGAATAAGAGAAAAATTGCAAATGCTATACCTCTTCCATTGA